AAAATGAAGATGTAAATATTCTCCAAGCAACGTAAAATTGCGGACATAGTTAATAAAGTAACACCCAAAATATATTATCACCACCCTCAAAtaatgatatatggaaatactaaaaaaatctaatttatttatttaagacCAACTGCTGCACCAATTGCCACCATTTCgttcaatctcttcttcttcttctctctctctctctttatctctCTTAAAAATTCATTCTTTCTCCCATCCATAAGAATCTAATATCACCATCAGTTTctgaaaatagaaagaaaaaaaagagatctaATGAGAAAAGACGAGTGGATTCAATCCGCCATGACGGATGATACCATGGTGGCTGAGTTGATAATGAGGATTTCTTCGGATTCATACGCCTCATCTCTGCAACTGAATCCTGATACTACTAACAATTTTAAAAACATTACTGATTCAGAAACTATTCCTTTAATTAAATGGGGATTGAGAAAACCTCGTTCTAGATTATTACCAGTGAGATACAATAACAGACAAATTATTAAGAAGGAAAACGATTTAACTAGAGCAAGTCCAACGACTCCTTTCTCATGGAGTCCTGGATCTTCAATAAGTGGTGCTAGTGGTAGTGGTAATAGTGGTGTTGGTTCTGTTGTTGATTGTTGCGAAGAATCAAGTCGACCTTCCATTTGGTCAAGCAACCACAACTCCAGATCTAAGGTCAGTTTTTCCGAATCTTACTCCTTCCATCTCTATCTCCATCTCTCAGGATTTCTATTCTCAGATCTCTTTGGTGCCGACTTTTTTGTGTTCATCCGTTTACGGAAATACCCTTAACCGGTGATGATTTATGATTCGTATCTGATTGCCGGTTTTTAAGCTGAATCTCTCGTTCTCTCTTGTTAGGCCCCTTCCTATGGGTGTGGCAAACCTAAGAGTTTGCCATTTAAGCACCCACCATGGAGGGGGCAAACTGGCAAAGTTGTCTTGTTTTGAAACCATTGAAGGTTATCTTCTCAAATCTGTATTTTTGGATTCGTTTCCAGCTCAAACGCGCTGGAGTTAGTAAATGatgtttttttattaattttgttgCACCTAAATGCCTTTGCTTTgtcataaataaatgaaggattaGGACAAGTTTGTGAggggaaaaaaaagaaggaaatccGCTGATATGTGTGTGTTTCAGTCAaagatttagttttaatatgGTGTTTTCAGTATTTGGTAGTAATCTATAGCGACTagtgtttcgtttttcttactcTTCTTCAAACCTCTTTTATTATTCCTTGTTTGTGTCTTTTGTTCTTGAATCGTTATTTGTTTGTTGCTATCTctggtttcttttatttttccCTTCGTCTTTCAAATTATACGAAAATATGTCTCTTAAGCCCTAATCGAGTTCAATGGGAATCCAACTTTTGTTGAGATTTCCGCAGAATTTCTTCTTTCTTAAAAACGAGTTGTCCTCTTCTGGTTTTCACTATCTTCTCGTTCTACGTACAGCCTTTGGATCATCTGTGGGCTTTGTTTGATCTAGAGTAAAAATGAAATTCTTGACTCTCTTTGAAAAGTCATTGTCGTTTTTCCAGCTCTGGATCCACACATTTGGGACCAAAAGCTGGAATATAGTGTTTTCAAAGGCTTGGATGCACCATAGGAGTTGCATTCCCACCGATGAAACGAGGAATTTGGTAAATAGGGCGCATAAGATTTGCCAttatgtttcttttctttttgtttgggatagatttttatttttgttagtcTTTTTCTCGATCGATTAATATTTAGTTTCTTTTTTCTCTTAATCTCGCTGTTTACCTGCTTGGTTGATGTATTGGTTTTAACAGAAacaggatttttttttaaaatcatacTTTTCTGTTTTTTTAATAACCCATGTcctgtcttcttttttttttttagaatgtaAAATtgtctttagttttttttttgttctcttttaaaaTGTAAAAATTGTAATTTTGTGGTAATACTTATTTTTGATCAATT
The nucleotide sequence above comes from Papaver somniferum cultivar HN1 chromosome 8, ASM357369v1, whole genome shotgun sequence. Encoded proteins:
- the LOC113306913 gene encoding uncharacterized protein LOC113306913 isoform X2 gives rise to the protein MRKDEWIQSAMTDDTMVAELIMRISSDSYASSLQLNPDTTNNFKNITDSETIPLIKWGLRKPRSRLLPVRYNNRQIIKKENDLTRASPTTPFSWSPGSSISGASGSGNSGVGSVVDCCEESSRPSIWSSNHNSRSKVTATIGPNANRSRKKQKVADLKEEESFLLKEKINLKKLDLKTRSTRETGASCDASTRANYSDQFRNAREIIDETPIFRTRGKFNGLEYCEVETKLSSAVRGSFFVLPDLNMPLEDDSCADVLYGLS